One genomic region from Vibrio cyclitrophicus encodes:
- the thiI gene encoding tRNA uracil 4-sulfurtransferase ThiI, with product MKFIVKPHPEIFVKSESVRKRFTKILERNIRTILQRRTESVAVFNRRDYIEVTSESDKYFKETLEVLTQTPGIHHSLEVQQSEFKDLHDIYEQVLERSRGLIEGKTFSVRAKRRGKHDFTSIELERYVGGGLNQAVDSAKVKLKNPDITVKVEVENGKLNQVIERHKGLGGFPLGTQEDLLSLISGGFDSGVSSYLHIKRGSKVHYCFFNLGGPAHEIGVKQVSHYLWDKYGSSAKVKFISIDFEPVVAEILENVEDGQMGVVLKRMFMRAGGMVAERLGIEALVTGEALGQVSSQTLTNLRHIDNVTDTLILRPLINWDKEDIIDLSRKIGTEDFAKVMPEYCGVISKKPTVKAKKGKLEAEEAKFNFEVLDQVIENARIMDIRDIEKESQEQAPEVEQVQAVAEHAVVLDIRSPDEEDESPLEIDGVEIKHIPFFKLSTQFGDLDQAKEYLLYCDRGVMSRLQALYLQEQGFHNVKVYRP from the coding sequence ATGAAATTTATTGTTAAGCCCCACCCGGAAATTTTTGTAAAAAGTGAATCGGTGCGTAAGCGCTTCACAAAGATTCTAGAACGTAATATTCGCACTATTCTTCAGCGTCGTACTGAGTCTGTGGCTGTTTTCAACCGTCGTGACTACATCGAAGTGACGTCTGAGAGCGACAAATACTTTAAAGAAACACTCGAAGTATTGACGCAAACTCCGGGTATTCATCACTCCCTTGAAGTTCAGCAATCAGAATTTAAAGACCTGCACGATATTTACGAGCAAGTTCTTGAGCGCAGCCGTGGTCTTATTGAAGGTAAGACTTTCTCTGTGCGAGCTAAGCGTCGCGGTAAACATGATTTTACCTCTATCGAGCTAGAGCGTTACGTAGGTGGTGGTCTAAACCAAGCGGTAGACTCAGCAAAAGTAAAACTGAAAAACCCAGATATTACCGTTAAGGTTGAAGTCGAGAACGGCAAGCTAAACCAAGTGATTGAACGTCATAAAGGCCTAGGCGGTTTCCCTCTAGGTACTCAAGAAGACCTACTGAGCTTGATCTCTGGCGGTTTCGATTCTGGCGTTTCAAGCTACTTGCACATCAAACGTGGTTCGAAAGTGCATTACTGCTTCTTTAACCTAGGTGGTCCAGCACACGAAATTGGCGTTAAGCAAGTTTCTCACTATCTATGGGACAAATACGGCTCATCGGCCAAGGTGAAGTTCATCTCTATCGATTTTGAACCTGTAGTCGCAGAGATTCTTGAGAACGTTGAAGACGGCCAAATGGGCGTGGTTCTTAAGCGTATGTTCATGCGCGCTGGTGGTATGGTTGCAGAACGCTTGGGTATTGAAGCGCTAGTAACCGGTGAGGCGCTTGGCCAGGTTTCTAGCCAAACGCTAACTAACCTTCGCCACATCGACAACGTGACCGATACGTTGATTCTTCGTCCACTTATCAACTGGGACAAAGAAGACATTATCGACCTGTCTCGTAAGATTGGTACTGAAGACTTCGCGAAAGTAATGCCAGAGTACTGTGGTGTTATTTCTAAGAAGCCAACAGTGAAAGCGAAGAAAGGTAAACTAGAAGCGGAAGAAGCTAAGTTTAACTTTGAAGTCCTGGATCAAGTGATCGAGAACGCTCGTATTATGGATATCCGTGACATCGAGAAAGAGAGTCAAGAGCAAGCTCCTGAAGTTGAACAAGTTCAAGCCGTTGCTGAGCACGCTGTCGTTCTAGATATCCGCAGCCCAGACGAGGAAGACGAAAGCCCACTAGAGATCGATGGTGTTGAAATTAAGCACATCCCGTTCTTCAAGCTTTCAACTCAGTTTGGCGACCTAGACCAAGCGAAAGAATATTTGCTGTACTGTGACCGTGGTGTCATGAGCCGTCTACAGGCACTTTACCTACAAGAGCAAGGTTTCCATAACGTTAAGGTTTACCGCCCATAG
- a CDS encoding transcriptional regulator GcvA encodes MSRRLPPLNSLRVFEAAARHLSFTRAAEELFVTQAAVSHQIKALEEFLSLKLFRRRNRSLLLTEEGQSYFLDIKDIFTSLAEATDKVLERSEKGALTISLPPSFAIQWLVPRLADFNQQEPDIDVRIKAVDMDEGSLTDDVDVAIYYGRGNWSGLRADKLYQEYLIPLCSPSVLLGSKPLETLSDLACHTLLHDTSRKDWKQFAKQNGIDGVNVNHGPIFSHSTMVLQAAAHGQGIALGNNVLAQPEIEAGRLIAPFDEVLVSKNAFYVVCHEKQADMGRIATFRDWMLAKAQSEQEDLLDE; translated from the coding sequence ATGTCTCGTCGATTACCCCCATTAAACTCGTTAAGAGTGTTTGAAGCCGCGGCTCGACACTTGAGTTTTACGCGTGCTGCAGAAGAGTTGTTTGTTACTCAAGCTGCCGTCAGTCATCAGATCAAAGCGCTTGAAGAATTCTTGTCTTTGAAGCTTTTTCGTCGAAGAAATCGTTCTTTGTTGCTTACTGAAGAAGGGCAAAGCTACTTCTTGGATATCAAAGATATTTTCACATCACTGGCTGAAGCGACGGATAAAGTGCTTGAGCGAAGTGAGAAGGGCGCATTGACCATCAGCTTACCTCCAAGCTTTGCGATTCAATGGTTAGTGCCAAGACTTGCTGACTTTAATCAACAAGAGCCTGATATTGATGTGCGAATCAAAGCCGTTGATATGGACGAAGGCTCGCTGACCGATGACGTAGACGTAGCTATTTATTATGGTCGAGGTAATTGGTCGGGACTTAGGGCCGATAAGCTTTATCAAGAATATTTAATTCCTTTATGCTCACCTTCGGTGTTGCTTGGGAGCAAGCCGTTAGAAACGCTCAGTGATTTGGCATGTCATACGTTACTGCATGATACTTCTCGAAAGGATTGGAAGCAGTTTGCTAAGCAAAATGGCATCGATGGCGTGAACGTCAATCACGGTCCTATCTTTAGTCACTCAACCATGGTGTTGCAGGCTGCGGCTCACGGCCAAGGCATTGCATTGGGTAATAATGTATTAGCCCAGCCTGAAATAGAGGCGGGTCGTTTGATTGCGCCTTTTGACGAAGTGTTGGTGAGTAAGAACGCTTTCTATGTGGTTTGTCACGAGAAACAAGCCGACATGGGACGCATTGCGACCTTCCGTGACTGGATGCTAGCGAAAGCGCAGAGCGAACAAGAGGATTTACTCGATGAATAA
- a CDS encoding alpha/beta fold hydrolase produces the protein MNNVIIDGEDNPITFIFAHGAGAGMEHEFMQSVAKGLAFKGIRVIRFNFPYMIKRAEDGKRRPPDRAPKLLEAYQEIIEQVDADKLVIGGKSMGGRMASHLSEVDKVAAMACLGFPFHPPGKPEKYKGEHLAELEKPCLILQGERDTFGKREEFADFELSGSIRVEFIPDGDHSFKPRKSSGYTEQQNIALTVEKLSAFIKEVLNEK, from the coding sequence ATGAATAACGTCATCATTGATGGTGAAGACAATCCAATCACCTTTATCTTTGCACATGGCGCAGGCGCAGGTATGGAGCATGAATTCATGCAGTCGGTGGCAAAAGGGTTGGCCTTTAAAGGGATACGAGTTATCCGTTTTAATTTCCCTTACATGATTAAACGTGCTGAAGATGGCAAGCGTCGTCCACCTGACAGAGCGCCTAAGCTGCTTGAAGCTTACCAAGAGATTATTGAGCAGGTTGATGCTGATAAGCTTGTTATTGGCGGAAAATCGATGGGAGGACGCATGGCGAGCCATTTGTCTGAAGTTGATAAGGTGGCAGCAATGGCGTGTTTAGGCTTTCCTTTCCACCCTCCAGGTAAGCCTGAGAAGTACAAAGGTGAGCATCTTGCTGAGTTAGAGAAACCTTGTTTAATTTTACAAGGTGAACGTGACACCTTCGGTAAGCGTGAAGAGTTTGCTGATTTTGAACTGTCTGGTTCTATTCGTGTTGAATTTATTCCCGATGGCGACCACAGTTTTAAGCCTCGTAAGAGTTCTGGCTACACCGAACAGCAAAACATAGCTTTAACCGTTGAGAAACTATCGGCGTTTATCAAAGAGGTGCTTAATGAGAAGTAA
- a CDS encoding DUF423 domain-containing protein: MRSKYLLTFTGISGAIAVMLGAFAAHGLKAILSEYQLGVFETGVQYQFIHTLAILACGALLQMKLGAKSQKYFFIAAICFIIGILCFSGSLYGLALTGIKWFGPITPFGGLLFIIGWGVFSFAALNIKEVTQ, translated from the coding sequence ATGAGAAGTAAGTATTTACTCACCTTTACCGGTATCTCTGGTGCAATAGCCGTAATGCTAGGTGCCTTCGCCGCTCACGGCCTGAAAGCTATTTTATCTGAGTATCAGCTAGGCGTGTTTGAGACTGGCGTTCAGTACCAGTTTATCCATACTCTGGCGATATTGGCGTGTGGCGCTCTGTTACAGATGAAACTTGGCGCTAAATCACAAAAATATTTTTTCATTGCGGCAATTTGCTTTATCATCGGCATCCTTTGTTTTAGTGGCAGCCTTTATGGGTTAGCACTGACAGGAATAAAATGGTTTGGCCCTATAACACCGTTCGGTGGTCTACTATTTATCATTGGTTGGGGAGTCTTCTCCTTCGCTGCTTTGAATATAAAAGAGGTAACTCAGTGA
- the rlmM gene encoding 23S rRNA (cytidine(2498)-2'-O)-methyltransferase RlmM, protein MKHVLLYCRSGFEKECAGEIQDKATQLEVFGFPRLKNNTGFVLFECYQAGEADKLIKEVDFQSLIFARQMIAVAVEIKDLPTDDRISPILEALSEKEGFPRCGDIRIETPDTNEAKELLKFCRKFTVPMRQAMRGKGLMTAKDNVKKPVLHLCFIAPGHCFIGYSYPTNNSQFFMGIPRLKFPSDAPSRSTLKLEEAFHVFIPRDEWDERLAPGMWGVDLGACPGGWTYQLVKRSMFVHCVDNGMMADSLMETGQIKHHMVDGFKFEPDRKNVTWIICDMVEKPARVAHLMGEWIIKGWAKEALFNLKLPMKGRYDEVLQDIENLKQFLIDNKVKFKMQAKHLYHDREEITVHIQSLSNISPY, encoded by the coding sequence GTGAAACACGTACTACTTTATTGTCGCTCTGGTTTTGAAAAAGAATGTGCTGGCGAAATTCAAGACAAGGCAACACAACTGGAAGTGTTTGGTTTTCCTCGCCTAAAGAACAATACAGGCTTTGTATTGTTCGAATGCTATCAAGCAGGTGAAGCAGATAAGTTGATCAAAGAGGTCGACTTCCAATCTCTGATCTTTGCTCGTCAAATGATCGCGGTAGCGGTTGAAATCAAAGACCTGCCAACCGATGACCGTATCTCTCCAATTCTTGAGGCGCTTTCTGAGAAAGAAGGTTTCCCACGTTGTGGCGATATCCGAATTGAAACGCCAGACACCAATGAAGCGAAAGAGCTTTTGAAATTCTGCCGTAAGTTTACTGTGCCAATGCGTCAAGCTATGCGTGGTAAAGGCCTGATGACAGCGAAAGACAATGTTAAAAAGCCTGTGCTGCACTTATGTTTTATCGCTCCGGGTCACTGTTTTATTGGTTACTCTTACCCAACCAACAACTCACAGTTCTTCATGGGCATTCCTCGTTTGAAATTCCCATCAGATGCACCAAGCCGTTCTACATTGAAGCTAGAAGAAGCATTCCACGTATTCATCCCTCGTGATGAGTGGGACGAGCGTCTGGCTCCGGGCATGTGGGGCGTAGATCTAGGTGCGTGTCCAGGTGGTTGGACTTACCAATTGGTTAAGCGTTCTATGTTTGTTCACTGTGTTGATAACGGTATGATGGCAGATAGCCTTATGGAAACGGGTCAAATTAAGCACCACATGGTAGATGGCTTTAAATTCGAACCTGACCGTAAGAACGTGACTTGGATTATCTGTGATATGGTTGAGAAGCCAGCTCGTGTTGCTCACTTGATGGGTGAGTGGATTATCAAAGGCTGGGCGAAAGAAGCACTGTTCAACCTTAAACTGCCAATGAAAGGCCGTTACGATGAAGTACTGCAAGATATCGAGAACCTAAAACAGTTTCTGATTGATAACAAAGTTAAATTCAAGATGCAGGCGAAGCACCTTTACCATGATCGCGAAGAGATCACGGTTCACATTCAGTCACTTTCGAATATCTCACCGTACTAA